One Helianthus annuus cultivar XRQ/B chromosome 12, HanXRQr2.0-SUNRISE, whole genome shotgun sequence genomic region harbors:
- the LOC110904373 gene encoding uncharacterized protein LOC110904373, with amino-acid sequence MESGSRRLKRLKTMQIFIFNNKHIGWCMKPLTPPTLSAIWAQESRLVSCWVELQNKIGLTYVICGELNLKPKSGSLLNSGSAEMQFYKLGSFLMVDPKFDLDIN; translated from the exons ATGGAAAGCGGGTCCCGCCGCCTAAAACGTTTGAAGACTATGCAAATCTTTATCTTCAACAATAAACATATAGGTTGGTGTATGAAACCTCTCACGCCTCCAACTTTATCGGCAATATGGGCTCAAGAGTCAAGATTAGTGTCTTGCTGGGTTGAGCTACAAAATAAAATTGGGCTTACATATGTGATCTGTGG GGAGCTGAATTTGAAGCCAAAATCAGGAAGCTTGTTGAACTCAGGTTCAGCAGAGATGCAGTTTTACAAGCTCGGAAGCTTTTTGATG GTTGATCCAAAATTTGATTTGGATATTAATTAA
- the LOC110894628 gene encoding uncharacterized protein LOC110894628: MDTGFHHQQSTGMNQQAITFQSSPRNEQSEMIMIGDLHRVKRTGSVSFSGSSGGSSSYTGIGNSCESHVVESVPVVPETKHRAGLDGDWSVAEQYKLEQALVKYADESGMIKYVKIASTLRNKTVRDVAIRCRWMATKRRKHEERSLWKRSKDTKDKWVESSSMPNVSSVSTLNVAPLSFSMNHRVRGDGVHLEALQSSMRHLLEQNNRVLGQISTNIHTLKLQDNFDLFRQTKNNITAILNDMRCMPGPPVPVSLNEDLANAILSIKTQTMMFSSSGGMNMKQEPGYW; encoded by the exons ATGGATACTGGTTTTCACCATCAACAGTCTACTGGTATGAATCAACAAGCTATAACGTTTCAATCTAGCCCTAGAAATGAGCAGTCTGAGATGATTATGATTGGGGATTTGCATAGGGTGAAAAGAACAGGTAGCGTGAGTTTTTCAGGGAGTTCTGGTGGTTCATCATCATATACAGGAATTGGGAATTCTTGTGAGTCTCATGTTGTTGAGTCGGTACCGGTGGTACCGGAGACGAAGCATCGTGCAGGTTTGGATGGTGATTGGAGTGTTGCAGAACAGTATAAGTTGGAGCAAGCACTTGTTAA ATACGCTGATGAATCCGGTATGATAAAATATGTCAAGATTGCTTCCACATTGCGTAATAAAACCGTTCGTGATGTTGCAATCAGGTGTAGGTGGATGGCG ACAAAACGAAGGAAACACGAGGAACGGAGTTTGTGGAAGAGGTCAAAAGATACGAAG GATAAATGGGTGGAATCATCCTCGATGCCAAACGTATCGTCGGTTTCAACACTTAATGTGGCTCCACTTTCGTTTTCAATGAATCATCGAGTCAGGGGTGATGGCGTACATTTAGAGG CATTACAGAGCTCAATGCGGCATCTGTTGGAACAGAACAACCGAGTTCTTGGTCAGATCTCAACTAATATACACACACTAAAG CTGCAGGACAATTTCGATCTTTTTAGGCAGACCAAGAACAATATTACTGCCATCTTAAACGA CATGAGATGCATGCCTGGGCCACCGGTGCCCGTTTCACTAAACGAGGACCTTGCTAATGCCATTCTCTCCATTAAAACTCAG ACAATGATGTTCTCCTCATCAGGCGGGATGAATATGAAACAAGAACCAGGGTATTGGTGA